A genomic stretch from Chitinophaga agri includes:
- a CDS encoding TCR/Tet family MFS transporter, whose amino-acid sequence MQVSKKSAIGFIFITLLIDVMGWGLIIPVMARLISELKGIPVNEASTYGAYLLSAFAITQFAFAPVVGNLSDKYGRRPILLLALLGFGIDYIILALAPTYGWLFIGRIIAGMTGASFTTATAYIADISEDETSRAKNFGMIGAAFGLGFVLGPALGGLLAKWGIRAPFYAAAALCLLNCLYGLFILPESLKKENRRPFEWSRANPFGSLKFLNTHPEIGGLAIAFFLIYLGAQSVQGNWNFFTEYRFHWTEGMVGTSLAIVGVLVGGVQAGLTRVVNPKIGNEKSIYLGLSLYTIGLVLFAFATQSWMMFAFLVPYCLGGICGPSLQSIISGHVPPNQQGELQGALTSLMSLTTVIGPLLMNSTFAYFTSDHAPFHFPGIHFLIGAVCMLLSIVITNKVLSKEKKENPELRNVIAGGGDLKDMPTH is encoded by the coding sequence ATGCAAGTATCTAAAAAGTCTGCTATTGGCTTTATTTTCATTACGTTACTGATCGATGTCATGGGATGGGGACTCATCATTCCTGTGATGGCCCGCCTGATATCGGAACTGAAAGGTATTCCGGTCAATGAGGCCAGTACCTATGGGGCCTACCTGCTCTCCGCGTTTGCCATTACACAGTTTGCGTTTGCACCAGTTGTTGGCAATCTCAGCGACAAATACGGCAGACGTCCCATCCTGTTGCTGGCATTGCTGGGCTTTGGGATTGACTATATCATCCTTGCGCTCGCCCCTACCTACGGCTGGTTATTCATCGGACGTATCATTGCTGGTATGACAGGCGCCAGCTTTACTACCGCCACCGCCTATATCGCCGATATCAGCGAAGATGAAACCTCACGTGCCAAGAACTTTGGTATGATCGGTGCTGCATTCGGGTTGGGTTTTGTCCTCGGTCCTGCATTGGGTGGCCTGCTGGCGAAATGGGGCATCAGAGCGCCATTCTATGCTGCCGCGGCCCTCTGTCTGCTCAACTGCCTGTATGGCCTTTTTATTCTCCCTGAATCATTGAAAAAAGAGAACCGTCGTCCATTCGAATGGTCACGTGCGAACCCCTTCGGATCACTGAAGTTCTTAAATACCCATCCGGAGATCGGCGGACTGGCAATCGCCTTCTTCCTTATCTATCTCGGTGCCCAATCTGTACAAGGTAACTGGAACTTCTTTACAGAATACCGTTTCCACTGGACGGAAGGCATGGTAGGTACTTCCCTCGCCATCGTCGGTGTACTCGTCGGAGGTGTACAGGCCGGACTTACCAGGGTGGTCAATCCGAAGATCGGCAATGAGAAGAGCATCTACCTCGGATTATCATTATATACGATAGGGCTTGTTCTCTTTGCATTTGCCACACAAAGCTGGATGATGTTCGCCTTCCTGGTGCCCTACTGTCTGGGAGGTATCTGTGGCCCTTCGCTACAGTCCATTATATCCGGACATGTACCCCCCAATCAACAGGGAGAGCTGCAAGGTGCATTAACCAGCCTGATGAGTCTTACAACAGTGATTGGTCCGCTGCTCATGAACAGCACATTCGCGTACTTTACATCTGATCATGCGCCGTTTCATTTCCCGGGAATACATTTCCTGATCGGGGCGGTATGTATGCTGCTGAGTATCGTTATTACGAATAAGGTATTGTCAAAAGAGAAAAAAGAAAATCCGGAGTTAAGGAATGTGATTGCGGGTGGTGGAGACCTTAAAGATATGCCAACACATTAA
- a CDS encoding NAD(P)H-dependent oxidoreductase: protein MTKVFIINGGQQFGHSGGRFNETLSAATAEFFESRPDFEVKTTNINHDYDLKEEVEKYKWADVVIYHTPIWWFQVPHGFKAYIDKVFTEGHGTGIYHSDGRSSANPAVNYGTGGMLHGRKYMVTSSWNAPREAFTMPGEFFNETPVDEGILFGFHRMNAFIGLTPLPGMHFHDIEKNADIPRDLRVYKEHLEKVFTNVN, encoded by the coding sequence ATGACAAAGGTATTTATCATCAACGGAGGTCAGCAGTTCGGCCATTCCGGCGGCCGGTTCAACGAGACCCTTTCAGCAGCTACTGCTGAGTTTTTTGAGAGCAGGCCGGACTTTGAGGTGAAGACCACCAATATCAATCACGATTACGATCTGAAAGAAGAGGTTGAAAAATATAAATGGGCGGATGTAGTGATCTATCATACCCCCATCTGGTGGTTCCAGGTACCGCACGGATTCAAAGCATATATAGATAAAGTATTCACGGAAGGGCATGGCACAGGCATTTACCATAGCGACGGACGTTCATCAGCTAATCCGGCTGTTAATTATGGCACAGGTGGCATGCTGCATGGCAGAAAATATATGGTGACCTCCTCCTGGAATGCGCCACGTGAGGCGTTTACGATGCCGGGCGAGTTCTTTAATGAAACGCCTGTAGATGAGGGCATCTTATTTGGTTTTCACCGCATGAATGCGTTTATCGGATTGACACCACTACCAGGCATGCACTTTCATGATATTGAAAAGAATGCGGACATTCCAAGAGACCTGCGTGTATACAAAGAACATCTGGAAAAAGTATTTACAAACGTGAATTAA
- a CDS encoding AraC family transcriptional regulator has translation MHPFATIRNLYTPIQPTIKQSAEHVTYHEFLPHPRLQTFIYCYWQLKTTAPLSDQFKYRVVADGCIDIFFELNNPKENYIMGFCKQYTEFALDNNFNYVGIRFLPTMFPQLFKVNAAELSNRFEHLSNVLPATADFITNHLHEALPAADIADIFNTYFLQTVAATDINNDSRLYDALTRILNNCGVVDIEKDLNTGISARQLRRLFEFYIGDTAKTFSKVVRFQHILKAKPSAQSLRQNKLFFDSGYYDQSHFIKEFRNFYGVTPSKAFGR, from the coding sequence TTGCACCCATTCGCCACCATACGAAATCTCTACACACCTATTCAGCCGACGATCAAACAATCAGCTGAACATGTCACCTATCACGAATTCCTACCTCATCCCCGCCTCCAAACGTTCATCTACTGCTACTGGCAGTTAAAAACCACCGCCCCTCTCTCAGATCAGTTTAAATACCGCGTTGTTGCCGACGGCTGTATAGATATCTTCTTCGAACTTAATAATCCCAAAGAAAATTACATCATGGGATTCTGTAAACAATACACCGAATTTGCATTAGACAACAACTTCAATTACGTAGGCATTCGATTTCTCCCTACCATGTTCCCTCAGCTGTTCAAAGTGAACGCCGCTGAACTAAGTAATCGCTTCGAACACCTGAGCAACGTATTACCTGCCACAGCTGACTTTATCACCAATCATTTACACGAGGCACTACCAGCTGCTGATATCGCTGATATCTTTAATACGTATTTCCTGCAGACAGTAGCAGCAACAGACATCAATAATGACTCCAGACTATACGATGCCCTCACACGGATCCTGAACAATTGCGGCGTTGTCGACATTGAGAAGGATCTGAATACCGGCATCAGCGCGAGACAACTACGCCGGCTGTTTGAGTTTTACATAGGCGATACTGCCAAGACCTTCAGTAAGGTCGTGCGCTTCCAGCATATATTGAAGGCAAAGCCATCCGCACAAAGCCTGCGACAAAATAAACTGTTCTTCGACAGTGGCTATTATGACCAGTCACATTTCATTAAGGAGTTCCGTAATTTCTATGGTGTCACCCCTTCCAAGGCCTTCGGCAGATAA
- a CDS encoding tetratricopeptide repeat protein gives MKYLKHLFVTGFLLFTVLTTYSSNQPYCDTLIKRGIDSMLSRKFVPAINLLTEAQHLSADNHWQKQLFLATNNIGLTYYFMLDYGEALRYYLNAYKIAMAEKDATLEMTVLNNIAILYSKEKNFDKASMYFLKAYDIAKEKDDKIRIGNYASNLGIVYTEMNQLAKAREYLREAAIYLQNDTRRLLGARYAYAQNQFQEGNITEADRLCTELLTIARDSGYRDERISLLTLITSTRLKLNNTVQAIQYANEALALSPNLEERIELHHTLADIHLKDHAYAQAMASKDSVMYYRDSMNTVKNGQQFETGKLKFELLNSQHTLSLNKAQLSNQRRLLYVALAFIAVIIAFFIWLMRIKAAENRQKAILAERSHQIMALEIENEKSQKLLLEKQLKEKETAALLEQERLKNEIEIRNRKLSAKALYLSGRNELIDEIITAMSKIPDLSKDGVVFKHISQLKSYLRTDSEWDDFSTHFQEVNQGFLNALRKNHPNLTSNDVRFLSYIYMNLNTKEIASLLNITPEGCRKRKERITKKMQLIENTSLFDYLSGL, from the coding sequence ATGAAGTATTTAAAACATTTATTTGTAACGGGGTTCCTGTTATTTACTGTACTGACAACCTATTCCAGCAACCAGCCCTATTGTGACACGCTGATCAAAAGAGGCATAGATTCCATGCTCTCCAGGAAATTTGTTCCGGCCATCAACCTGCTGACAGAAGCCCAGCACCTATCGGCTGACAATCACTGGCAAAAACAATTATTTCTTGCTACCAACAATATCGGGCTGACCTACTATTTCATGCTGGACTACGGAGAGGCATTGCGGTATTACCTCAATGCCTATAAAATTGCCATGGCAGAAAAAGACGCTACGCTGGAAATGACCGTGCTGAACAACATTGCTATCCTTTATTCCAAAGAAAAGAACTTTGATAAGGCCAGCATGTACTTTCTGAAAGCCTACGATATTGCCAAAGAGAAAGATGATAAGATCAGGATAGGTAACTACGCCTCTAATCTGGGAATCGTATATACCGAAATGAATCAGCTGGCGAAAGCAAGGGAGTACCTGCGGGAAGCAGCTATCTATCTGCAGAATGACACACGACGGTTACTGGGCGCACGGTATGCCTATGCCCAGAATCAGTTTCAGGAAGGGAACATTACCGAAGCCGACCGCCTCTGTACCGAATTACTTACTATCGCCAGGGACTCCGGCTACCGGGATGAGCGCATCTCCCTCCTGACACTCATCACCTCCACCAGGCTCAAGCTGAACAACACCGTTCAGGCTATACAATATGCCAATGAAGCGCTGGCCCTGTCGCCCAACCTGGAAGAACGCATCGAACTTCACCATACTTTGGCCGATATTCACCTCAAAGACCATGCTTATGCACAGGCCATGGCCAGTAAAGATTCGGTGATGTATTACCGGGATTCCATGAACACTGTTAAAAACGGGCAGCAGTTCGAAACCGGCAAACTTAAATTCGAACTGCTCAACTCACAGCATACCCTCTCATTAAATAAGGCGCAGCTCTCCAACCAGCGCCGGCTGCTGTATGTCGCGCTCGCATTTATCGCGGTGATCATCGCATTTTTCATCTGGCTCATGCGCATCAAGGCCGCCGAGAACAGACAAAAAGCCATCCTCGCTGAACGCAGCCATCAGATCATGGCACTGGAAATTGAGAATGAGAAAAGCCAGAAACTATTGCTCGAAAAGCAACTAAAAGAAAAAGAAACTGCTGCCCTCCTCGAACAGGAAAGGCTGAAAAACGAAATTGAGATCCGGAACCGGAAGCTCTCCGCCAAAGCATTATACCTCTCCGGCAGAAATGAACTGATCGACGAGATCATTACCGCCATGTCAAAAATTCCGGATCTGAGCAAAGATGGCGTTGTATTTAAACACATCTCCCAACTGAAAAGTTATCTGCGCACCGATAGCGAGTGGGATGATTTCAGCACACACTTCCAGGAAGTCAACCAGGGATTCCTGAATGCCCTTCGGAAAAATCATCCGAATCTGACCTCTAATGATGTCCGGTTCCTCTCTTACATATACATGAATTTGAATACGAAGGAAATTGCTTCTCTGCTAAACATCACACCGGAAGGTTGCCGCAAAAGGAAGGAACGGATCACCAAAAAGATGCAGTTGATCGAAAACACCTCCCTTTTCGATTATTTATCAGGACTTTAG
- a CDS encoding aldo/keto reductase, producing the protein MEYRKLGNSELQLSAITYGAFAIGGNMWGGNEKQDSIAGIHAALDHGITSIDTAPFYGFGRSEELIGEAIRGKDRSKIQLLTKFGLVWDGSNNGKGEYFFDAPADGKNIPVYKYTSKANIIKELEESLKRLGTDYVDLLQLHWPDATTPIAETMEALNTLIRQGKIRAAGVSNYDQGQMQEAAKTIQLASNQVSYSMLNREIEKDIVPYSIGNNIGIIAYSPLERGLLTGKYFKDAALKADDHRNGYFGQFPADKVMAFLESITPLAEGKKASLAQLVLRWTTLQPGITVVLAGARNATQAVENVAAMDLQLTTEEIGFINGELEKVYSRQAV; encoded by the coding sequence ATGGAATACAGAAAATTAGGTAATTCGGAGCTGCAATTGTCAGCTATTACATATGGCGCATTTGCTATTGGTGGCAATATGTGGGGAGGTAATGAGAAGCAGGACTCTATTGCAGGTATACATGCTGCATTAGATCATGGTATAACGTCAATTGATACGGCACCTTTCTATGGCTTCGGACGGAGCGAAGAGCTGATAGGGGAAGCGATCAGGGGAAAGGACAGAAGCAAGATCCAGCTACTGACAAAGTTTGGTCTGGTATGGGATGGCAGTAACAACGGTAAGGGAGAGTATTTCTTTGATGCCCCCGCTGATGGTAAGAACATCCCGGTATATAAGTATACTTCCAAAGCTAATATCATTAAAGAACTGGAGGAAAGTCTGAAAAGACTGGGCACCGATTACGTGGACCTGCTACAATTACACTGGCCCGATGCGACCACACCCATTGCAGAAACAATGGAAGCGCTGAACACCCTGATCAGACAGGGCAAGATCAGAGCGGCAGGTGTGAGTAACTATGACCAGGGGCAGATGCAGGAAGCGGCAAAAACTATACAGCTGGCATCGAATCAGGTATCATACAGCATGCTGAACAGGGAAATAGAAAAGGACATAGTGCCTTATTCCATTGGTAATAATATTGGTATCATCGCTTATAGCCCGCTGGAAAGAGGCTTGCTGACCGGCAAGTACTTCAAAGATGCGGCATTGAAAGCCGATGATCACCGGAATGGTTATTTCGGACAGTTCCCGGCCGATAAAGTAATGGCATTTCTGGAAAGTATCACCCCGCTGGCGGAAGGGAAGAAAGCATCGCTGGCACAACTGGTATTACGCTGGACCACTTTACAACCTGGTATTACCGTTGTGTTGGCCGGTGCGAGGAATGCGACGCAGGCAGTAGAGAATGTGGCAGCTATGGACCTGCAACTGACGACTGAAGAAATAGGATTTATTAATGGGGAACTGGAGAAAGTGTATAGTAGACAGGCTGTGTAA
- a CDS encoding NAD(P)H-binding protein, with amino-acid sequence MKALIIGATGATGKDLTNILLQDAAYTEVVIFVRRSTGISHPKLTEILTDFDKLEDVSGFIRGDVWFSCLGTTLKTAGSKEKQWHIDYEIPLKFAEIARRNGVAKAVLVSAYGAAATSKVFYSKMKGQLEEDIARLAFDQYVIFKPGMLLRKGTDRASERIIAGILKFLNGIGLLKRFRPLSTYVLAEKLAKAPKVAGGATQVILLDEIFGF; translated from the coding sequence ATGAAAGCATTGATCATTGGTGCTACCGGTGCCACCGGAAAAGACCTCACAAATATTTTATTGCAGGATGCGGCGTATACCGAAGTAGTGATATTTGTACGCCGGTCAACCGGCATAAGCCATCCGAAGCTAACTGAAATCCTGACCGACTTTGATAAGCTGGAAGATGTGTCAGGATTCATCCGGGGAGATGTGTGGTTCTCATGTCTGGGAACTACTTTAAAGACAGCGGGTTCAAAAGAAAAACAATGGCATATAGACTATGAGATCCCATTGAAGTTTGCGGAGATTGCCAGGAGAAATGGTGTCGCCAAAGCGGTGCTGGTATCTGCGTATGGAGCTGCTGCCACGAGTAAGGTGTTTTATTCAAAAATGAAGGGACAACTGGAAGAAGATATTGCCCGTCTGGCGTTTGATCAGTATGTCATTTTTAAGCCGGGTATGCTCTTACGGAAAGGTACAGACAGAGCGAGCGAACGTATCATAGCGGGGATACTGAAATTTCTGAATGGTATAGGTTTACTGAAGCGGTTCCGGCCATTGTCCACCTATGTGCTCGCGGAAAAACTCGCGAAGGCGCCAAAAGTCGCTGGAGGAGCAACACAGGTAATTCTATTGGATGAGATCTTCGGATTTTAG
- a CDS encoding VOC family protein encodes MRLNAGIITSKLSESKAFYKDVLSFGVTFENEFYLLLHTPDKSTEISFLLPEHPTQQPLFQKAFQGQGMYLTIEVDDVDSIYADIKKKGIPMKIDIRDEPWGDRHFAIEDPNGVGIDIVHYRATEQ; translated from the coding sequence ATGAGACTAAATGCCGGTATTATCACCAGTAAACTCAGTGAAAGCAAAGCCTTTTATAAGGATGTACTCAGCTTTGGTGTGACTTTCGAAAACGAGTTCTACCTCCTGTTACATACACCTGATAAAAGCACAGAAATCAGCTTCCTGCTGCCCGAACATCCTACACAGCAGCCGTTGTTTCAAAAAGCTTTTCAGGGACAGGGCATGTACCTGACAATTGAAGTAGACGATGTAGACAGTATATATGCCGATATCAAAAAGAAAGGTATTCCTATGAAAATAGACATCCGGGACGAGCCGTGGGGCGACAGACATTTCGCTATTGAAGATCCTAATGGTGTTGGTATAGACATTGTACACTACCGGGCCACTGAACAATAA
- a CDS encoding T9SS type A sorting domain-containing protein, which yields MRKILLFHLFLLLFFSANAQLSFESTGDFGKLWDVTPDPAVANRLYARTLNNHILVSNNRGTTWDIFYSFENSAISVTQFKFLPSGQAFSFAVVNAPDMNTNGVYVVDMESKEIIRHFVTPDQFRKTFVVSYDIYDAQASRAVINTAFIDPDTWTQLTEVYFTKDGGKNLSLIYFSSDHDGVHIGNSFFHPDDPKKIYLARSLGAQGVDGGLFISPDEGKTWREQLAGKGSLNAMVFNPKNHNEFFICSYINFGSSPEAVFHTLDSGHTFTQVPVSFTSQTLDNVIMITYDPSNTQHMWMLEENEILKSTDGGLHWTSIVFPPKNPVYASGTSLVINPKNSNDILVFSDAWPQRSRDGGKTFERLQLPFHLTRDVALAPRGTGKQLYYTSQGGYTTKDLTTGKTAIHDTLPFYSFTYENYYVIPDTSVEGRVFFFKPCDDFLNPSELYYSDDYGATKRRLPSDDYATGLDAIRRDPNHKDRYWISYSFYNAFSALYRLDFPDPANPEHNAVAATGNSVLTDIFIPKGDGQTLFITVGEKVYRSNDGGITWGSVSQGLEALVEGNDMIWDLATNPFDEKAMAVATTLGIYQTTDGGENWARTLEATDLKKISYSTAVNGHLLAASFSGYFNDTRLVFSTNKGAKWSTVPASAMAYISCGASMDFRFFDDHADIYLASSDLGIVKYQLTDLLSPELIFLHSFTGKLQGHNAFLEWRTQNEEGLLHYELERSTNNKDFTTINTQQATNSNGRFYYNHEDLDFWNLAANAGNVYYRLKLVSQDNSFSYSDTVKLSARDMYIYPVPAADVINLHVQGVTQATKYRILLVDVAGRQYTIQQYNIPTGQTTINMPISRLTGGVYFMLVETRPGGEVKKFKFIKL from the coding sequence ATGAGAAAAATTTTACTCTTTCACCTTTTCCTACTGCTATTCTTTTCTGCCAACGCACAGCTCTCTTTTGAGTCAACCGGGGACTTTGGGAAGTTATGGGACGTTACGCCTGATCCTGCTGTTGCCAACAGATTGTATGCCCGTACACTGAATAATCATATCCTGGTATCAAATAACAGGGGCACAACCTGGGACATATTCTATTCGTTTGAGAACAGTGCCATATCTGTTACGCAATTCAAATTCCTGCCTAGCGGACAGGCCTTCTCCTTTGCTGTTGTTAATGCGCCCGATATGAACACAAACGGCGTATATGTGGTGGATATGGAAAGCAAAGAGATCATCCGGCATTTTGTCACCCCCGATCAGTTCAGAAAAACGTTTGTAGTTAGCTACGATATTTATGACGCACAGGCTAGCCGGGCGGTTATCAACACGGCCTTCATAGACCCCGACACCTGGACGCAGCTAACCGAAGTCTACTTCACCAAAGACGGCGGTAAAAATCTCAGTCTGATCTATTTCAGCTCTGATCATGATGGTGTACATATCGGCAATAGCTTCTTTCATCCGGATGACCCCAAAAAGATCTACCTCGCCAGGAGTCTGGGCGCACAGGGCGTAGATGGTGGTCTCTTTATCTCTCCCGACGAAGGGAAAACCTGGAGAGAACAGCTGGCTGGTAAAGGATCACTGAACGCTATGGTGTTCAATCCAAAGAACCATAATGAGTTCTTTATCTGTAGTTATATCAACTTTGGCTCCTCACCCGAAGCAGTATTTCATACCCTGGACAGTGGCCATACCTTTACACAGGTACCTGTCTCTTTTACCAGTCAGACGCTCGACAACGTCATTATGATCACTTATGATCCATCCAATACACAGCACATGTGGATGCTGGAAGAAAACGAGATCCTGAAAAGTACGGATGGTGGTTTGCACTGGACATCTATTGTTTTCCCTCCCAAGAACCCGGTATATGCCAGCGGCACTTCCCTGGTCATTAACCCGAAAAACAGTAACGACATCCTGGTCTTCTCTGATGCCTGGCCCCAGCGCTCCAGGGACGGCGGTAAGACGTTTGAACGCCTGCAATTACCTTTCCACTTAACAAGAGACGTGGCTCTGGCGCCCCGTGGCACCGGCAAACAACTGTACTACACCAGCCAGGGAGGATACACCACAAAAGATCTTACCACCGGGAAAACAGCGATTCATGATACACTGCCTTTCTACTCATTTACCTACGAAAACTATTACGTCATACCGGATACTTCCGTTGAGGGACGCGTGTTTTTCTTCAAACCCTGCGACGACTTCCTGAATCCTTCAGAACTGTATTACAGTGACGACTACGGCGCCACGAAGAGGAGGCTGCCGTCCGACGATTATGCCACCGGACTGGATGCCATCCGCCGTGATCCTAATCATAAAGACCGCTACTGGATCTCGTACTCATTCTACAACGCATTCTCTGCCCTGTACAGACTGGACTTCCCCGATCCGGCGAATCCGGAACACAATGCAGTGGCTGCAACAGGTAATAGCGTGCTGACTGACATCTTCATTCCTAAAGGCGATGGTCAAACCCTGTTCATTACAGTAGGTGAAAAAGTTTACAGGTCTAATGACGGAGGTATCACATGGGGATCTGTATCCCAAGGTTTGGAAGCCCTGGTAGAAGGAAATGATATGATCTGGGACCTGGCCACCAATCCTTTTGATGAGAAAGCAATGGCGGTCGCCACAACGCTCGGTATCTATCAGACCACCGATGGTGGAGAGAACTGGGCGCGTACCCTGGAGGCTACTGATCTGAAAAAGATCTCTTATTCTACTGCTGTCAATGGACACCTTTTAGCCGCTTCTTTCTCCGGCTATTTCAATGACACCAGACTGGTTTTCAGCACGAACAAAGGAGCAAAATGGTCTACGGTACCCGCATCAGCCATGGCTTACATCTCCTGTGGCGCTTCCATGGATTTTCGCTTCTTTGATGATCACGCGGATATTTACCTTGCCTCTTCGGATTTAGGGATCGTTAAATATCAGCTGACTGATCTCCTTTCTCCCGAGCTGATCTTCCTGCATTCCTTCACAGGAAAACTACAGGGACACAACGCCTTCCTGGAATGGAGAACCCAGAACGAAGAAGGACTGCTGCATTATGAACTGGAAAGAAGTACGAATAATAAAGATTTCACCACTATCAATACCCAGCAGGCTACCAATAGCAACGGCCGTTTCTACTACAATCATGAGGACCTGGACTTCTGGAACCTGGCGGCGAATGCTGGCAATGTGTATTACCGGCTGAAGCTGGTCAGCCAGGACAATAGCTTCTCCTATTCTGATACCGTAAAATTGAGTGCCCGTGATATGTATATCTATCCTGTGCCTGCGGCAGATGTGATTAACCTGCATGTGCAGGGCGTCACCCAGGCTACTAAGTACAGGATATTACTGGTGGATGTGGCTGGCAGACAATATACCATTCAGCAATACAATATACCAACCGGACAAACCACTATTAATATGCCGATCAGCCGGCTGACTGGTGGCGTTTACTTTATGCTGGTGGAAACCCGTCCGGGAGGAGAAGTAAAGAAATTTAAGTTCATCAAGTTATAA
- a CDS encoding LysR family transcriptional regulator: MVNLEWYRTFKAIYKTGTLTGAAESLFISQPGVSLHLSSLENYVGYKLFERTGRKMIPTEKGKVFYNFIIEPLSKLEDAEKNFQKSTEVHTPTISVGMCFETFQITLEQYISTLPFNVIIRFGEYPEMLDNLDKGILDLIITPQRGTSVNIEHEAFSSETIVLVAGNDVDSKAFNKLAKGKDMDVVEEWLKQQKWYGTTGDMEHLFRFWKLNFNHHPDFRPNYIVPNLNSIVRCLRSGKGVAVIPDFLCRKEIEAGELKLLWEGKTKLKNTLYFGTRKKTMYAEEIALIKTLFRKVMLPV, encoded by the coding sequence ATGGTTAATCTAGAGTGGTACAGGACATTTAAAGCAATATATAAGACCGGCACCCTGACCGGTGCCGCAGAAAGCCTGTTTATATCGCAACCAGGGGTGAGTCTGCATTTAAGTTCGCTGGAGAACTATGTCGGCTACAAACTTTTTGAAAGAACGGGGCGTAAAATGATCCCTACGGAAAAAGGAAAGGTTTTTTACAACTTCATTATTGAACCGCTCAGCAAACTGGAAGATGCAGAAAAGAACTTCCAGAAAAGTACAGAAGTACACACCCCTACCATCAGTGTAGGCATGTGCTTCGAAACATTTCAGATAACGCTGGAACAATACATATCCACACTTCCCTTCAATGTCATTATCCGCTTTGGGGAATATCCGGAAATGCTCGATAACCTGGACAAAGGCATCCTCGACCTGATCATCACACCGCAGCGAGGTACCTCGGTCAACATTGAACACGAAGCCTTTTCTTCGGAAACGATTGTATTGGTAGCAGGGAATGATGTAGACAGTAAAGCCTTCAATAAACTGGCCAAAGGTAAAGATATGGATGTAGTGGAAGAATGGCTTAAGCAACAGAAATGGTACGGTACCACCGGCGATATGGAGCACCTGTTCCGTTTCTGGAAACTGAATTTCAATCATCATCCTGACTTCCGTCCGAACTACATCGTACCCAATCTGAACTCGATCGTTCGTTGTCTCAGAAGCGGAAAGGGGGTGGCCGTCATACCCGATTTCCTTTGCAGGAAAGAGATAGAAGCAGGAGAGCTGAAACTACTTTGGGAAGGAAAAACAAAACTAAAGAATACACTCTACTTCGGTACGAGAAAAAAGACGATGTATGCAGAGGAAATAGCACTCATCAAAACGCTCTTCAGAAAAGTCATGTTACCCGTTTAA
- a CDS encoding DUF6157 family protein: MKTTNYYNTFIEVAEDCPVTTAEVPPLRGEKTIANIEFELLVDNPYEFTSDDVLFHVYAAKRQLRTKEFEKEREQFFSKGQACFRSSPLTKRYGWGAHFDADGRMAIYAVESEEYQQFARDKALRQIKAMRSKKL; encoded by the coding sequence ATGAAGACCACCAATTATTACAACACTTTTATAGAAGTGGCTGAAGACTGCCCCGTTACTACAGCAGAAGTGCCCCCGTTAAGAGGCGAAAAGACTATCGCCAATATTGAGTTTGAACTATTGGTTGATAACCCGTATGAATTTACCTCCGACGATGTGCTTTTCCATGTCTATGCTGCAAAACGCCAACTCAGAACAAAAGAGTTTGAGAAGGAGAGAGAGCAGTTCTTTTCCAAAGGACAGGCTTGTTTCCGCTCCTCCCCGTTAACCAAAAGATATGGCTGGGGGGCTCATTTTGATGCGGATGGACGGATGGCTATCTATGCTGTCGAGTCTGAAGAGTATCAGCAGTTTGCCAGGGACAAGGCGCTGAGGCAGATAAAGGCGATGCGCTCAAAGAAGCTATAA